In the Brienomyrus brachyistius isolate T26 unplaced genomic scaffold, BBRACH_0.4 scaffold93, whole genome shotgun sequence genome, one interval contains:
- the LOC125727324 gene encoding G-protein coupled receptor family C group 5 member B-like → MAPSINLFTFLVLSLVGGSSSWDLASPCGSGSILTRPYTALCELDAVWGLVVVVAAAAAALASLILLLVVLCRLRKITEAEERSGVAPLLLLLAAIFGLCGLSLGYIAEHQESLCFARRVLRGVLLAICNTCLVFHGLRLRRLGQGAHSPSTGQLMGLAVALAVVDPEWILLATMSTCQPACEYQPLDFALATTYVLVLLLAALVGAACSLWRQQPRWRCRTTWLLITCLASVLLWVAWITFCLYGNVALGLSPTWDNRVQAVVLLAQAWLLILLHAAPEVHATLRPPSRMREASLEEGLSHL, encoded by the coding sequence atggctccctctatcaatctcttcaccttcctcgtcctgtccctggtggggggcagctcttcaTGGGACTTAGCTTCGCCTTGCGGATCCGGCTCCATCCTGACAAGGCCCTACACGGCCTTGTGTGAGCTGGATGCGGTGTggggcttggtggtggtggtggcagcagcggcggcggccctcgcctcgctgatcctgctcctggtggtactgtgtcgcctgcggaagatcacagaggctgaggagcgcagcggggtggcgccgctactcctgctgctcgcagccatatttgggctctgtggcctcagcctgggatacatcgctgagcaccaagagagcctctgctttgcccggcgtgtcctgaggggggtgttgcttgcTATCTGCAACACCTGCCTAGTGTTTCATGGTCTGCGACTGCGCCGGTTGGGACAAGGTGCTCATAGCCCCAGCACAGGTCAACTGATGGGGCTGGCGGTGGCCTTGGCCGTGGTGGATCCGGAGTGGATCCTTCTAGCCACGATGTCCACGTGCCAGCCAGCCTGTGAATACCAGCCGCTGGACTTTGCGCTGGCCACCACTTAtgtgctggtcctgctcctggcagcactggtgggggcggcctgcagtctgtggaggcagcagccacggtggaggtgcaggaccacgtggctgctcatcacctgcctggcctcagtcctgctgtgggtggcctggatcactttctgcctgtatggcaacgtggcgcttggcctgtccccaacatgggacaaccgggtacaggcagtggtgctgctggcacAGGCATGGCTGCTCATACTGCTGCACGCTGCTCCTGAGGTCCACGCCACCTTACGGCCCCCATCCCGCATGAGAGAGGCCAGTTTAGAGGAGGGCCTTTCTCACCTGTAG